The following are encoded together in the Bombus pyrosoma isolate SC7728 linkage group LG17, ASM1482585v1, whole genome shotgun sequence genome:
- the LOC122577152 gene encoding venom acid phosphatase Acph-1-like, whose protein sequence is MIRIKVYVEIILFLTLIVQSTKANYELESLQIVFRHGDRTPNEEELYPTLDYNPIYESLGYGQLTEVGKLREFRLGTMLRRRYSTFLGGSHKYGSVFAYSSDVERTKMSLQLVLAGLYPPTLSEEGRILLSPIAANYLPTIIDNLLFPVRCPAFRDEYRKTKNSPLIQKKISQNKQFFEYLAKHTGLNMTSDPIYSIYLLHILFTTQKSMNITLPKWATEDVQMKMTPFVKLEYDIQSYNTLLKRLNGGFLLKEFIKNMDTKKDIRSPKIYVYSGHEINIAAFARAHNLIKPEIPSFGSAIMVETLRNSIGKKFVKILHWSGVTEELITYTIPKCGEICPYEQYVRLMQHVIPSKEESNCLWNSISKETLRLYYAEQLNLPKI, encoded by the exons GTATTTAGACATGGCGATCGAACACCAAACGAAGAAGAATTATATCCTACATTAGACTATAATCCTATTTACGAATCGCTTGGTTACGGTCAATTAACTGAG GTTGGCAAACTGAGAGAATTTCGTCTTGGCACAATGTTGAGAAGACGGTATAGTACATTCCTGGGTGGTAGTCATAAGTATGGTAGCGTTTTCGCCTACAGTTCGGACGTTGAGCGAACAAAAATGTCTCTGCAGCTAGTCTTGGCCGGTCTGTATCCTCCTACACTGAGCGAGGAAGGCCGAATACTGTTATCTCCAATAGCAGCGAATTACTTACCGACGATTATAGACAATCTACTGTTCCCAGTAAGGTGTCCAGC gTTCCGCGAtgaatatcgtaaaacgaaaaattcaccTTTGATTCAGAAGAAAATATCGCagaacaaacaattttttgagTATCTTGCGAAGCACACTGGTTTAAACATGACATCAGATCCGATTTACTCAATTTATTTACTACACATCCTCTTCACGACACAG AAAAGCATGAACATTACCCTCCCCAAATGGGCAACCGAAGATGTACAAATGAAAATGACGCCCTTTGTAAAATTGGAGTATGATATTCAATCTTATAACACGTTACTGAAGCGACTAAATGGAGGTTTTCTTCTAAAGGAATTCATCAAAAACATGGATACGAAGAAAGATATAAGGTCTCCGAAGATTTATGTATATAGCGGGCACGAAATAAACATCGCAGCTTTTGCCAGAGCacacaatttaattaaacctgAAATCCCCAGTTTTGGGTCTGCAATTATGGTTGAAACATTACGAAACAGCAttggtaaaaaatttgttaag ATATTACATTGGTCCGGCGTTACGGAAGAGTTGATCACTTATACGATTCCTAAGTGTGGTGAAATATGTCCATATGAGCAGTACGTAAGACTTATGCAACATGTTATCCCTTCAAAAGAAGAATCAAATTGCTTATGGAATAGTATATCAAAGGAAACGTTACGTCTGTATTACGCAGAACAATTGAATCTacctaaaatataa